The proteins below are encoded in one region of Pelagibacterium flavum:
- the lipB gene encoding lipoyl(octanoyl) transferase LipB, whose translation MVSEVLKTDQIDICTSAPKLMRADGLPANWVIADAPVAYPDALATMQERARAIAAGEASEAIWLVEHPPLYSAGTSAKTEDLLIPDRFPVFQAGRGGQFTYHGPGQRVAYVMLDLRERGRDIRCLVAGLENWVIDTLAAFNIKGEKRDGRIGVWVKRPDKGPFVEDKIAAIGVRVSRWVSFHGISLNISPDLDHYSGIVPCGISQHGVTSFEDLGQIVSMAEVDSVLKSHFETHFGPARLASAL comes from the coding sequence ATGGTTAGTGAAGTGTTAAAGACCGACCAGATCGACATTTGCACAAGCGCGCCCAAGCTCATGCGGGCCGATGGCCTTCCCGCCAACTGGGTTATCGCCGATGCGCCCGTGGCCTACCCCGATGCACTGGCAACAATGCAAGAGCGCGCCCGCGCCATCGCGGCCGGTGAAGCGTCTGAAGCCATATGGCTGGTTGAGCACCCTCCCCTTTATTCCGCCGGCACCTCCGCCAAAACCGAGGACCTGCTGATCCCAGATCGGTTTCCCGTGTTCCAGGCCGGACGGGGCGGGCAATTCACCTATCATGGCCCCGGGCAGCGGGTTGCCTATGTCATGCTTGACCTGCGCGAGCGCGGACGCGACATCCGGTGCCTGGTCGCCGGGCTTGAAAACTGGGTGATCGACACCCTCGCCGCCTTCAATATCAAGGGCGAAAAACGCGATGGCCGCATCGGGGTCTGGGTAAAGCGCCCCGATAAGGGCCCGTTCGTGGAAGACAAGATCGCCGCCATCGGCGTCCGCGTCTCGCGCTGGGTCAGCTTCCACGGCATTTCGCTCAATATTAGCCCCGACCTCGACCATTATTCGGGCATCGTGCCATGCGGCATAAGCCAGCATGGCGTGACGAGCTTTGAGGATCTGGGGCAGATCGTTTCGATGGCCGAGGTGGATTCGGTGCTCAAATCGCACTTTGAAACGCACTTCGGACCGGCAAGGCTTGCCTCCGCGCTCTGA
- a CDS encoding FliM/FliN family flagellar motor switch protein, whose amino-acid sequence MNTLETIEIDVSVELGAAVLPVHHLLRMGRGAVIELDAFENDAMRIYANNTLIAKGEVQVDEGQLNVVVTEKVIKPA is encoded by the coding sequence ATGAATACGCTTGAAACCATCGAAATCGATGTCTCCGTGGAACTTGGGGCGGCCGTTCTGCCGGTCCATCACCTGCTGCGCATGGGGCGCGGCGCGGTGATCGAACTCGATGCCTTCGAGAACGACGCCATGCGTATCTATGCCAACAATACGCTGATCGCAAAGGGCGAGGTTCAGGTCGACGAGGGACAGCTTAATGTGGTGGTGACAGAGAAGGTCATCAAGCCCGCCTGA
- a CDS encoding site-specific integrase, translating into MTILMPKLSKAPNGDWFARKVIPADVRDAYQAAFGVRQEERFRCPQGTTQGRVKIEFTEWVAEIEGRVAKLRAVVVGERQELTQKQIHALVGRWYDWFVAQYDESPLSPEAWESLFERYEDALSAASGNSLGAPEEQEEGFDARHTALVQARVQELAQLSSFLAIDGTTLSPTTMVSFVSSVANEIGPVAALLRRRAGGDYRPDYHREKFPQPVRENTGTKPTGWNAWEAFEAWVGERKPEAATINRWRSVFANLNEFLEGRDIAIMSDEDAVRWKDQLMSGSRSGRTVNEVWLTAARRVFNWVKDQKKLRVNPFDGVKVAVARSGPTKGKFQEEDAEIILRATLKPLSARTSDHLKLAVRWVPWLCAYTGARSGEMTQLRKQDIQWHRDGFWMLNITPDAGTVKGSMPRTVVLHDHLIEQGFVDFVAQAKPGALFYDPAAFKSSDLVDPLNPPRPPYVIMRQKLADWVRKLGVTDPGVGPNHGWRHTFKRRAARAKIEERIRDAFCGHADMKVGRTYELPDIDELAEAIKEFPRYPVNTEEQPR; encoded by the coding sequence ATGACTATCCTAATGCCGAAGCTCTCCAAAGCCCCCAATGGCGATTGGTTCGCCCGCAAAGTGATTCCGGCTGATGTTCGGGACGCCTATCAGGCTGCTTTTGGCGTGCGCCAGGAGGAACGCTTCAGGTGTCCCCAAGGGACAACGCAGGGAAGGGTCAAGATTGAATTTACTGAGTGGGTGGCGGAAATCGAGGGGCGGGTTGCCAAACTCCGTGCAGTGGTTGTTGGTGAACGGCAAGAGCTGACCCAGAAGCAAATTCATGCGCTTGTTGGTCGCTGGTACGATTGGTTTGTCGCCCAGTACGATGAGAGCCCCTTATCGCCTGAGGCTTGGGAAAGTCTGTTCGAGCGGTATGAGGATGCCCTCAGCGCCGCTAGCGGTAACAGCCTTGGGGCACCGGAAGAGCAGGAGGAGGGTTTCGATGCTCGACACACTGCACTTGTCCAAGCCCGCGTTCAGGAATTGGCTCAACTTTCTTCTTTCTTGGCAATCGACGGCACCACGCTTTCGCCTACCACCATGGTCAGCTTTGTCAGCTCCGTGGCGAATGAAATCGGCCCCGTAGCCGCGTTGTTAAGGCGCAGGGCTGGTGGCGACTACCGGCCCGATTACCACAGGGAGAAATTCCCGCAGCCGGTAAGAGAAAACACCGGGACGAAGCCCACTGGCTGGAACGCGTGGGAAGCGTTCGAAGCATGGGTAGGTGAGAGGAAACCTGAAGCGGCCACGATTAATCGGTGGCGCAGCGTGTTTGCCAACCTCAACGAATTTCTTGAAGGCCGCGACATCGCGATCATGTCGGATGAAGATGCCGTTCGCTGGAAAGACCAGCTGATGAGCGGAAGTCGCAGTGGCCGCACCGTTAATGAGGTTTGGCTAACTGCAGCACGGCGGGTGTTCAATTGGGTGAAAGACCAAAAAAAACTGCGTGTTAATCCGTTCGATGGAGTGAAGGTGGCTGTTGCCCGTTCGGGGCCGACCAAAGGCAAATTCCAAGAGGAAGATGCGGAGATTATCCTTAGGGCGACACTGAAGCCTCTCAGCGCGAGAACTTCAGATCACTTGAAGCTGGCCGTCAGGTGGGTTCCCTGGCTTTGCGCATACACAGGCGCGCGTTCGGGCGAAATGACCCAGTTGCGCAAGCAGGATATTCAGTGGCACCGCGATGGCTTTTGGATGCTTAACATCACCCCTGATGCGGGAACTGTGAAAGGCTCGATGCCCCGAACAGTTGTTTTGCACGATCATCTGATCGAACAGGGCTTCGTGGATTTTGTCGCCCAGGCCAAACCGGGGGCGCTGTTCTATGACCCGGCAGCATTTAAGTCCAGCGACCTGGTCGACCCGCTCAATCCGCCACGTCCTCCCTATGTGATCATGCGTCAAAAACTGGCGGACTGGGTTCGAAAGCTGGGTGTAACGGACCCCGGCGTGGGGCCTAACCATGGCTGGCGACATACGTTCAAGCGTCGCGCTGCCCGCGCAAAGATCGAAGAGCGTATCCGCGATGCCTTTTGTGGCCATGCTGACATGAAGGTAGGGCGAACCTATGAGCTGCCGGACATTGATGAACTTGCTGAAGCCATAAAGGAATTCCCGCGATACCCGGTGAACACCGAGGAGCAGCCCCGCTGA
- a CDS encoding Rha family transcriptional regulator, whose product MRRTVRVWGWPVLSSVPHCDRAGLQISLVPVVTLKNGQAFANSRDVAEFFGKQHVHVLRDIDQIMKFKPVSTAPNFGASSYKDRTGRLLRCFDMTKDGFTLLAMGFTGAKALEFKLKYIAAFNSLEQRLAERTSLPQLFCGSRAPSYTVISESGLYQLIMRSDKPEARKFQDWVTRDVLPAIRKTGGYLLNEEARETAKAYDRQSMPMFNKCNGLAVGVLV is encoded by the coding sequence TTGCGGCGGACTGTCCGCGTCTGGGGGTGGCCGGTCCTTTCATCAGTCCCCCACTGTGACAGGGCCGGTCTACAAATCTCTCTCGTTCCTGTCGTCACCCTCAAGAATGGCCAAGCGTTCGCCAACTCGCGGGACGTTGCGGAGTTCTTCGGGAAGCAGCACGTCCACGTTCTCCGGGACATCGATCAGATCATGAAATTCAAGCCAGTCAGCACTGCCCCCAATTTTGGGGCCAGCTCTTACAAGGACCGGACCGGCAGGTTACTGCGCTGCTTCGACATGACCAAGGATGGCTTCACGCTCCTCGCTATGGGGTTCACCGGGGCGAAGGCGCTGGAGTTTAAGCTCAAGTACATCGCCGCGTTCAACAGCTTGGAGCAAAGGCTGGCCGAACGCACCTCACTCCCTCAGTTATTCTGCGGTAGTCGCGCACCTTCCTACACCGTCATATCCGAGAGTGGCCTCTACCAGCTGATCATGCGGTCAGACAAACCGGAAGCCCGGAAGTTCCAAGACTGGGTGACCCGCGATGTGCTGCCAGCCATCCGCAAGACGGGTGGGTACCTGCTCAATGAGGAAGCACGGGAAACCGCGAAGGCGTATGATCGGCAGTCGATGCCAATGTTCAATAAATGCAACGGCTTAGCTGTTGGTGTGTTGGTATAG